The genomic stretch TGCGCGTGAGCTGCTCGGCCTTTTCGTGCTTGCCCACCGCGTCGCAATAGGTGCCCGTGTGAATTTCCACGGCGTCGGCACCCACCATGTGCGCCGCGCGCACCTGATCGATGTCTGGATCGATGAACAGACTGGTTTCGATGTCGGCCTCGCGCAGCAGCGAGGTGTATTTCTGGAGCTGTTCCTGATACATCGTCACGTCGAGGCCGCCCTCGGTGGTGAGTTCTTCGCGGCGCTCGGGAACGATCGTGCACATCTCCGGCTTGTTCAGCAGGGCGATCTTCACCATTTCCTGCGTGGCGGCCATTTCCAGGTTGAGCTTGGTCTTGACCACCTGGCGGAGCTGTTCGAGGTCGCGGTCCTGGATGTGGCGGCGGTCCTCGCGCAGGTGCACCGTGATGCCGTGGGCGCCGGCCAGCTCGCACAGAACGGCAGCCGCAACCGGATCGGGCTCGGTGATGCGCCGCGCCTGCCGCACGGTCGCCACGTGGTCGATGTTCACGCAAAGTCGGGCCATGGTGGGCCTCCTTACAGCCTGCCGCGGAGCCTTTTCCCTTTGGAGGGACGCCCCGCCTGCCTTTTAGTCCCAGATGGGTGGAATGTCGAAGTTCAGCCCAGCTCGGCGCGAACCACCCCGGCCAGGTCTTCGAGCACGCCGGAGAGCAGTCCTTCGTCGGGGTGCTCGGCCATGAGGCGCAAAAGCGGCTCGGTACCCGAGTAGCGCACCAGCAGGCGGCCGCCGGCACTGAGCCGTTCCTCGGCGCTCTTCATGGCATCGTAAATGCGTGCGTTCTCTTCCAGGGCGACGCGCTCTCGCACGCGGATGTTCAAAAGTTGCTGGGGTGCCAGTTCCAGCACGCGCGCGAGTTCGGAGAGCGACGCGCCGGTACGCCGCATGACAGCCAAAAGCTGGAGGGCGCACACGGTGCCGTCACCGGTG from Chrysiogenia bacterium encodes the following:
- a CDS encoding pyridoxine 5'-phosphate synthase encodes the protein MARLCVNIDHVATVRQARRITEPDPVAAAVLCELAGAHGITVHLREDRRHIQDRDLEQLRQVVKTKLNLEMAATQEMVKIALLNKPEMCTIVPERREELTTEGGLDVTMYQEQLQKYTSLLREADIETSLFIDPDIDQVRAAHMVGADAVEIHTGTYCDAVGKHEKAEQLTRITNAVRTASKLGMSVNAGHGLNYRNVGAIAAMPEIAELNIGHSIVSRAVLVGMERAVREMLELVEKAEAPKNGQGGR